In Tenebrio molitor chromosome 6, icTenMoli1.1, whole genome shotgun sequence, one genomic interval encodes:
- the LOC138133035 gene encoding myogenesis-regulating glycosidase-like codes for MKLKAIVSFLCLFVQANSIRLNNDNVNLELTAGDNSIGIILTLGDDEKISGQIGLTTSIDIPDDCDGASSCQLDNGDVNLTVESIDSGFSISWQTTNAEITLEDCLNLNSGETNWFGGPEMWNADWPIENVSIKNRVYTTIKSDNGAVGERYWLNSKGGYVFVDDKVPLSLDQNNLMQGSICFISSLSGPYIGRDRVLLEYNLVAKNDAKEGHLHAVNNFLGKPEGHPDEWIIRNPIWTTWAKYKKDINDDIVVGFAQDIADHGFTGQIEIDDYWETCYGSLIFNSEQFASINDTVKALKDLGFTVTLWTHPFVNHDCEDTMTFGEENGYFVKSEDGGDQTSWWDGNPAHYIDFTNEEAAKWYTDRLKLLQEQHGIDAFKFDAGESDYPPPNPVFNGDVELSPNSITSAYVRTCATFGGLIEVRSASRTQDLPIFVRMLDKDSRWGLNNGLHSLITSLLQFNLNGYVFALPDMIGGNGYAGAPTAELIARWTQANTFMPTMQFSYLPWDITSDDFDGEAIIKKYVALHEEYADEILNAMNNSITDGTPVNPPIWWVDPTNADALKVNDEYLLGETILVAPIVGEGSTSRDIVLPRGFWKDGNDGKLYEGPQILKDYSAPIDVLPFFIKTYF; via the exons atgaaactaaaaGCTATTG TTTCATTCCTATGCCTTTTTGTGCAAGCCAATAGCATACGATTGAATAATGATAATGTGAATCTAGAATTGACCGCTGGTGACAATTCaattggaataattttaacctTAG GTGATGACGAGAAAATTTCTGGACAAATTGGTCTGACCACAAGTATAGATATACCAGATGACTGTGACGGAGCCTCTAGTTGCCAGCTTGATAATGGAGATGTTAACTTGACAGTGGAGAGCATTGATAGCGGTTTTTCAATTTCATGGCAAACCACTAACGCTGAAATAACACTTGAggattgtttaaatttaaattctggAGAAACAAACTGGTTTGGTGGTCCTGAAATGTGGAATGCTGATTGGCCTATTGAAAATGTATCGATCAAAAACAGAGTTTATACAACCATAAAGTCCGATAATGGAGCTGTAGGTGAACGGTACTGGTTAAATTCCAAAGGAGGTTACGTATTTGTTGATGACAAGGTTCCATTATCTTTGGATCAAAACAACTTGATGCAAGGaagtatttgttttataagtTCCTTATCGGGACCTTACATCGGACGAGATAGA GTTCTCTTGGAATACAATCTTGTTGCTAAGAATGATGCCAAAGAAGGTCATCTGCATGCAGTCAACAACTTCTTGGGCAAACCTGaag GTCATCCTGACGAATGGATAATCCGTAATCCAATTTGGACGACTTGGGCTAAATACAAAAAAGACATTAACGACGATATCGTTGTTGGTTTCGCTCAAGATATTGCTGACCACGGTTTTACAGGACAAATAGAAATTGATGATTATTGGGAA ACGTGTTACGGTTCACTAATTTTTAACAGTGAACAATTTGCGAGTATAAACGATACGGTAAAAGCATTAAAAGATTTAGGTTTTACTGTTACTCTGTGGACCCATCCTTTTGTTAACCACGACTGTGAAGATACAATGACCTTTGGTGAAGAGaatg GTTATTTTGTCAAATCAGAAGATGGAGGTGACCAAACGAGTTGGTGGGATGGCAATCCAGCACATTACATCGACTTTACTAATGAAGAAGCAGCGAAATGGTACACCGATAGGCTCAAATTACTACAAGAACAGCATGGTATTGATGCTTTTAAATTTGATGCAGGAGAAAGTGATTATCCTCCCCCAAATCCAGTATTTAATGGGGACGTAGAATTAAGTCCCAACTCTATAACTTCAGCTTATGTTAGGACTTGTGCTACTTTTGGTGGCTTAATTGAAGTTAGATCTGCATCGAg AACACAGGATCTACCTATATTTGTGAGAATGTTGGATAAAGATTCAAGATGGGGTCTCAATAATGGACTCCACTCTCTAATTACGAGTCTTTTGCAGTTCAACTTAAATGGCTACGTATT TGCTCTTCCTGATATGATTGGAGGAAACGGTTATGCTGGAGCTCCAACTGCAGAATTAATTGCCAGGTGGACTCAGGCGAATACCTTTATGCCCACCATGCAGTTTAGCTATTTACCATGGGATATCACAAGTGACGAT tttgacGGAGAGGCAATTATCAAGAAATATGTTGCCTTACATGAAGAGTATGctgatgaaattttaaatgcaatGAATAATAGTATTACAGATGGAACTCCTGTAAATCCGCCTATCTGGTGGGTCGATCCGACTAATGCTGACGCTTTAAAAGTCAATGATG AGTACTTGTTGGGAGAGACAATACTTGTCGCGCCAATTGTCGGAGAAGGTAGTACTAGTAGAGATATAGTTCTTCCTAGAGGTTTTTGGAAGGATGGAAACGACGGCAAATTATATGAAGGTCCTCAAATTTTGAAAGATTATTCAGCCCCAATTGATGTCcttccattttttattaaaacatatttttaa